One Thermoanaerobaculia bacterium genomic region harbors:
- a CDS encoding CsbD family protein — protein MANRDEVRGKTEELKGRIKEAAGVVTGDRRLEDEGEGQRREGEAEHDLGRARRKLGEAVEDLGDRIKR, from the coding sequence ATGGCCAATCGGGACGAAGTCCGAGGAAAGACGGAAGAGCTGAAAGGACGGATCAAGGAGGCGGCCGGAGTCGTCACCGGCGACCGCCGGCTCGAAGACGAAGGCGAAGGTCAGCGCCGCGAGGGGGAAGCCGAGCACGACCTCGGCCGCGCCCGCCGCAAACTCGGCGAAGCGGTCGAGGATCTCGGCGACCGCATCAAGCGCTGA